AAAAtcacaatataatttttaattatatgcgcacactatttaaaaaataaaagaaattactattaaaatgagtaattagatattttttttcGAATCGAGAGAGTTTAATAAAAATGAGAGAGTGAGTTAAGTGTTTAGAGAGAGAAGTGAGCATaggaatataaataaataaaattattcatgaattatttaaaaattaattggataaaaatttaattaaattaaatttattttttaaatgatctAAATTCAATCTCAATTGTTAAATTTGTTTAATAAatgatttgaatttaaatttaataatatttaattgattaaaactttataaattcaactcatttttaaatttataatttcgaCTCGGAAGTAAATTCGTTGAATACGCTTGTTTGTTATACTTGTGAGTAATCTTTTATACAGATTCAGTCTTATTTATAATATCGTTAAATAAGTTAATGAgttaaattatttgtaatttatttaaatatttatattaattttatattttataaatttaaaattatatttattttaattataattttttaaaaataatactatttaaaattgtaatataattattaaaaaatataattatttattatttaatataaatttataataaaaaagctAAATTAATGTTATGAAATTTGATATTATgttcttaatataaaataataaatattaagtaatgttataaatatttttttagtagaAAAAGTAATAAATATTCTCTAAATCATGATATAAGTAATATTATCTTAATACAAAATTAGAACACTGTAATAAAAACTTAAAGGAAGATAATTTTTCTTTGGATTTCAAgaaattcaattaataaaaacatGTTCTTCTAATCTGAGTAATTATACTGTATAACAGTTATATTTAAATCTGATGATACATTCTATTTTCCGGTTCAGATTCTATTTCCCAGTTCGCGATCTCTATTGCAACAAAAAAACAGTTATATTACATACATAGGCAATTTTACGTGGTTAAATAAGCTAATAAGAATCCACCTTTTGCCCCTGTCTTGCCAATAAATAGCCAGACATGCACCCCCTGTCAAGTGTGTTCTAGATATCGATTTCCATCAACCTTCCGATCAAATctgaaaagaaaaaatgttGAGCTCTCAGATTCAGAACCTAAATTTTACAAAAACCTTCCGTCTTTTACCACCAAAACCTTCTATTGCTAGCCGAGGAAAGAATTGCTTCCCTACTTTTCATAAGCAGCGGAAATGTTTCCCCCGTAACAAGACAAGCTTGAGTCTAGTTGCCAGTGTCAGTACCGGCATTGATAAGCCATTATTATCAGAAACACCTTATTCAGAAGCAGTTTCAGTTAAGGCAACTATTACTGTTAAAATAACACCTAGGTGGTTCATCTCTAGTCTTGGTACTTTGACACAATCTGCTGATAAGATATTAGAAATCATTTGTAAAAATTTGCATTTGGAGCTTGTTAGCTCAGAGCTTGATCCAAGTaagtattattaaattatcctctttttttttttttttttaatattagttTAAAGTCTCGACTATGATCTAATCATTTTTGGACAGAAACTGGGCTGGAGAAGGATACAATCAAATCTTACAATCAAACTGCTCTTGGGATCAATAACCTTATTGTAGTGACGTTAGAGGCAAATTTCAATGTCCCAGAAGGGTTTGGTGAGATTGGAGCTGTATTGATAGAGAATGAACATGACAGGGAAATCTTTGTTGATAGCGTAGTTCTTGAAGGCTTTCCAACAGGGGCTGTTACTATTTCATGCAATTCTTGGGTTCAATCCAAAAATGATGACCCAAAGAAGAGGATATTCTTTACCACCACGGTTTTATGTTCTTCTTCCTTAACTTATTTTTAGAGATTTTAACccaaaaaagaaatttattatgattttttttttgaatcagtcATACTTACCTGTCGACACACCAAATGGATTGAAGAGACTAAGAGAGGAAGAGTTGGAAAATCTACGAGGAAATGGAGAAGGGGAGAGACAACCATTTGAGAGAATCTATGACTATGATGTATATAATGATCTTGGAGATCCAGATACCAGTGATGACCTTGCAAGACCTGTTCTTGGTGGCAAAGAGCATCCATATCCCAGGCGTTGCAGAACAGGACGTCCTCCTACCAAAACGGGTAAAATTTTAATCACATTTATGCGGGTTTTGTGCATTGCGGGGTTTACCTCTTTGGTAAAAGTTTGCTTGTTGTATGCAGACCCATTATCAGAATCAAGGAGCGATGATATATACGTGCCTAGAGATGAGGCCTTCTCATGGTTGAAGCAAGCATCATTTGgtttaaataaactaaaagctCTATTTAGAACAATAGTTCCCATATTAGGGGGTCTATTTGGAAAAGAGGAATTTTCAAGCTTCACTAATATAGACCTACTTTTTAAAGAAGGGACTGAACTGCCCAACAGTGTAAAACAGTTTTATGACACTGACACGCTATTACCAGAAATAGTGAGGGCTTTCAAGAAAATTAAAAGACTCCTGAAATTTGATGCTCCCCAGTTGTTTGATAGTATGGcgctctctttttcttcttaattcTATCCACTGTGTGCACTTAATAACCTctcttatatataaaatttttatccgGTAGGTGATCGATTTTCTTGGCTCAAGGACGAAGAATTTTCTCGTCAAACTCTCGCTGGTCTTAATCCAATTTGCATAAGATTAGTTAGAGTAAGAGAATTAACCTCAATTCTTAAGTTAAACAATAAATTCTCAACAAAGAATGAAGGAAGAAAGAGAACATTAATCTTTGAATGTTGCTATCATGCAGGAACAGGAATGGCCTCTGAAGAGTGAACTTGACCCTAAAATCTACGGCCCACCTGAATCTTTGATCACAAAAGAAATAGTAGAAAAAGAAATTGGATGCTCCATGACAGTAGAAGAGGTAAGTCCGAGAAATAATTTCCTGTTTTGCATCAATCAATCCTTGAAATTTGGGTTTATAATATGTTTTTGCATGTAGGCTTTAAAGAAGAAGAGGCTATTTATATTGGATTACCATGATTTACTCTTGCCGTATGTGGCCAAAGTGAGGGAGCTTGAGGGCACCACATTATATGGTTCCAGGACTCTCTTCTTCCTCACTGATGAAGGCACACTGAAGCCTGTAGCTATCGAACTCACTCGCCCACAGATCGGTGACAAGCCACAATGGAAGCAAGTGTTTACACCAGTATATGATGATTCCACTGCTGGTTGGCTATGGAGGTTGGCTAAAACACATGTCGTAGCTCATGACTCTGGCATCCACCAACTTATCTCTCACTGGTAAAAATTCCACAAATTCTTTCTTATCCCCATTTGAAAAACACTTGATCCAATTCTATCTATAGACACAATTATgagtttctctttattttttttttcccttctttttCCAGGTTGAGGACACACTGTTGTGTAGAGCCGTACGTAATTGCAAGTAATAGACAACTCAGTGAAATGCATCCAATATATAGACTTTTACGTCCCCATTTCCGATTTACAATGGAAATCAATGCTTTTGCTCGACTACAACTCATTAATGGAGGTGGAACCATAGAAAAAACTTTTTCTCCTGGCAAATACTCCATGGAGATCAGCTCTGTTATTTATGACAAGCTCTGGCGTTTTGATGAAGAAGCTTTGCCAGCTGACTTGATCAAAAGGTATTACATTAAATTTACAATTCACTAGTTCTCTTATAGATATATACACTATGAGAGATACACATGATCATCTAATCACTGAAATTGAATTGGTTACTTTTCAGGGGAATGGCAGTGGAGGATCAATCAGCAGAGCATGGTCTCAAGCTAACTATCAAAGACTACCCATTTGCCAACGATGGTCTGATACTTTGGGATGCAATTAAGCAATGGGTTACTGATTATGTGAACTACTATTACCCAGAAGCAAACCAGATCACATCTGATAATGAACTTCAAGCATGGTGGGAAGAAGTTAGAACAAAAGGCCATGGAGACAAGAAGGACGAGCTATGGTGGCCTGTTCTGAATACCCAACAAGATCTAATCCAAGTTTTAAGCAGCATAATATGGATAGCTTCAGGTCATCATGCAGCTGTGAACTTTGGACAGTATGGGTATGCTGGATATTTTCCCAACAGGCCAACAATAGCTAGAACCAATATGCCAACAGAGGAACCATGGAAGACAGAGTTTAAAGATTTCTTGAAGGATCCAGTACGTGCATTGTTGAATTGCTTTCCTTCAAAGCTGCAAGCAACTACTGTGATGTCTGTTTTGGATATTTTATCGAGCCATTCACCTGATGAGGAATATATTGGATACACATCAGAAGCGTCATGGGAAGCAAATTCTACGATTAAGGCTGCATATGAAAAATTCAGCAAGACAGTGAAGGAGCTTGAAGCTACAATTGATGAGAGAAACAAAGATTTGAAGAATAAAAATAGATTTGGTGCTGGAGTTGTTCCTTATGAACTGTTGAAGCCGCTCTCTGGTCCTGGTGTCACAGGGAAGGGTGTCCCCAATAGTATTTCAATCTGAGCTAGTTTTAATttgcaaaaataaaataaagaaataaatgctGTGAGAATAAGTTGTACGATGGAAGTATAAGAATAAGAATGATCAATGGATTTCctaagtaatatttttaatagttgAAATCAATTTGCATCTCTGTGAAAGTGAAtgagatatttaaaaattaaaatatttaaaaatattaatttttacaaagaaaattattattgaaaataaaatatataaaattaaacagtTCAAATATTATTCAAGTagtaatttaaatagtttaaaatttattttaatcggATATGGGTATTCACAAtattaatctaatttaattagGATATTATGATTTTAACggcatttttaattttaaatcaaagaaaattaaaattgttttgctattgtaaatattttttaaaaattaaaattaataaagtaaataagttatttatttaaataatgccATATTATTGAGGAAAGTCTAGAAAAATTAATATCGgataaaaattaatgtttttttaaatgaaaattaaaaattgagagaatataatttttttttttgaaatgaaatcaGACATTGGAGgagtagaattttatttttttttaaatagaaattaaaaattagagagTAAAATATCAGATTTTTTAGATTTACTCAATTGAACTTATCACCGGATTAAATAAATATCTGAGTGCAAAAGAAAACTAATATTCTTAAAAGCTGAATATATACTTAATACTATTGGCCatctatattaataatattacttAGTAAGTGACATGCAttgtttgtattttattttattatttgaaaatatttttaaatttttatttttatttttccaggTTGAGGACACACTGCTGTGCAGAGCCATACGTAATTGCAGCAAATAGACAACTCAGTGAAAGGCATCCAATCTATAGACTTTTACGTCTCCATTTCCGATTCACAATGGAAATCAATGCTTTTGCTCGACAAGGACTTATCAATGCAGGGGGAACCATGGAAAGCACTTTTTCTCCTGGCAAATACTCCTTGGAGTTAAGCTCTGTTATTTATGACAAGCTCTGGCGTCTTGATGAAGAAGCTTTACCAGCTGACTTGATTAAAAGGTAttacattaatttataattcaCTAGTTCTCTTATTACTCCATGAAAGATACACATGGTCATCTAATCATTCAAATGGAATTGGTTAATTTTCAGGGGAATGGCAGTCGAAGATCAATCAGCAGAGCATAGTCTGAAGCTAGCTATCAAAGACTACCTGTTATGGAtcatagaaagtaaatatgttaatatagggagtaaatattgataaatagaTCAGTTGCTTAACTTTAGAATTgtataatcataaacttaaTTTTCCTTTCCGTTTAGATACCGCCTctcatatataaatagattgtaatctctgttgtgaaatataataaatattatccttctacatgATATTAGTCTCACCgtagagatttaaatttttttagagaTTTACGATTCTGTTCATTTTGGATTACCTATAAagataacatttggagacttagagctatattcatttggattatccATAAACACTGTTTATTTTAGCTTAtctataaagggtaacatttggagaatcaagattctgttcatttgggttacccgtAAAGGCTAACATTTGGAAATTTAGGGGTTACCCGTAAAGGCTAACATTTGGAAATTTAGGACTGTTCATCAGGATTactctataaaaaataatatttagagattaGGAACTCTATTAATTTGGATTACCTATAAAAAGTAACATTTGCAGACATCAGACACTGTTCATTGAGTACGGTTCatgggtactgttcatcggttaTTATTCACGAATATTGTTCAAAGGTTCTGTTCTTCTGATCCTTTAtctattttgattgttttggaTTGATTGTCCTTATGGTtgaaattgattatatatataacaaattgggcatgattaacatttatgctctaACTTGAAGGGGAGTTAGATTAtaagaagtaaatatattaatatataaagtaaatattaatagatgATTCAGTTGTTTAATTttaggattgtataatcataaacttgattttcctttctgtttagataccgtctctcatctataaatagattataatttctattatgaaatacaacaaatatgTATTTGGGAATGATGGTATGATACTTTGGGATGCAATTAAGCAATGGGTTACTGATTATGTGAACAACTACTACCCAAGAAGCAAGCCAGGTCGCATCTGATGATGAACTTCAAGCATGGTGGGAAGAAGTTAGAACTAAAGGCCATGAAGACAAGAAGGATGAGCCATGGTGGCCTGTTCTAAATACCCAACAAGATTTAATCAAGGTTTTAACTACCATAATATGGGTAGCTTCAGGTCGTCATGCAGCTGTGAACTTTGGACAGTATGCTTATGCTGGATACTTTCCCAACAGGCCAACAATAGCTAGAACCAATATGCCAATAGAGCCAATATGCCAATAGAGGAGCCATGGAAAACAGAGTCTAAAGATTtcgcaccagtaaaattctggATGTGAGGAGTGTGTTGAATTCCATATCGGTGGTGTAAAAAGGTAATGTGCCTCTTATATATAAGAATAagagtgtgttgaatcccacggtGATATAAAGAGGTAATGTGCCTCTTATATATAAGAATAAGAACGATCGATGGATTGGTTTTATTTTTTCCCTCAATTTGATAGATAAGACTAAGTGTTATGAGTGAAGTATAAGAATAAGAAATTTTACAAATTAGTTGATTTCCAAACAAATTCCAAGTTATGTTGCTATTCTCTATTCAACTTTAGCAGCTGACACTGTAATAGAAATAGCATATAATGAACTTCACAGCTGATAGCACATGAATGGAAATATTATTCATTATACATATACACGTATGAATCTGTGGTACATAGATTTAGTACAAAGAATGAATTGGGTAAAAGAAAACAAAGCTAAAGAGGAAAAAATTGACCTATGAAgtgtaaaaaattttatcattctTCTTTATATTTACCTATATTAACTCTCATGTACAAGTAGATACATATAAGTAGGCGGATATTGATAAATAATGAGTTAACTTGGAAGAAAAGCACACCTGCCACACATGCGCTTCAAACAAGGTGCTCCTTTAAAACCATCATTGCCTGGAACATGTAAGTATCATATTACCAAAACAGCTCGGACTCAGAGGAATTTGTTCGATGAAATATCAATGTTCAGTTGAAGCAATCTGTTGCATTCTGATATGGGGTTGGCAATATTTGGCATTCAATCACAAAGAAAAATGGGTATGTGAATCCTTGCACATACATTCAGGAACAGGGTACTTGGTGACATCTCTTCCAGCTTTGCTACCCCTCAGTTCTGGTTGCCCCAAGGAGTCACGGTGCAAGTCCTTTATGATTCTATTGAACTCTGCTTCAGGTAGAGaagaattaagaaaataagGAAGCATGTGTCTTTTGTTAGGGGTGATATATTTCTTGTGCCCTGCATATGCCCGTTGTCCCTGCACCAAGTGCACACTTCTGTTTAGGCAAATTTTTCAACACGAGCATGTTTGACATTGAGGTTAAAACTGCTTTGAAAGAACACCCTTTTAGATATTGTTGGAAATAGCTCTGAAATAGTTGTTATGAATAGAAAAAtcgaaatttaaattaaatcaaactttaATGTCTCtaataaacattttaaaaatagttaTGTTCTCAGCAGCAGCTGAAACAGCAATGCTAAATGGACCTTAACAATGATTGGTAGTTACTCATACTAATTGATAATAAATGAGGTGATAGTGAGCTGTACCTGGATTGCATGACCCATATTTCCACCATGAGATGGCATGAAAACATTGCTCTTTTCCGAGACAATATAATCAATGGCAGCCATCAAAGAAGCCCTCCGTGCAAATGGTTCTAGTTCACCAGGCAATGCAATGTCCTCCTTATTGTAGAAATGAGCAAATTCTCTGG
This region of Manihot esculenta cultivar AM560-2 chromosome 10, M.esculenta_v8, whole genome shotgun sequence genomic DNA includes:
- the LOC110624363 gene encoding lipoxygenase 7, chloroplastic-like, giving the protein MLLRTHCCAEPYVIAANRQLSERHPIYRLLRLHFRFTMEINAFARQGLINAGGTMESTFSPGKYSLELSSVIYDKLWRLDEEALPADLIKRGMAVEDQSAEHSLKLAIKDYLLWIIESKYVNIGSKY
- the LOC110624547 gene encoding linoleate 13S-lipoxygenase 2-1, chloroplastic; protein product: MLSSQIQNLNFTKTFRLLPPKPSIASRGKNCFPTFHKQRKCFPRNKTSLSLVASVSTGIDKPLLSETPYSEAVSVKATITVKITPRWFISSLGTLTQSADKILEIICKNLHLELVSSELDPKTGLEKDTIKSYNQTALGINNLIVVTLEANFNVPEGFGEIGAVLIENEHDREIFVDSVVLEGFPTGAVTISCNSWVQSKNDDPKKRIFFTTTSYLPVDTPNGLKRLREEELENLRGNGEGERQPFERIYDYDVYNDLGDPDTSDDLARPVLGGKEHPYPRRCRTGRPPTKTDPLSESRSDDIYVPRDEAFSWLKQASFGLNKLKALFRTIVPILGGLFGKEEFSSFTNIDLLFKEGTELPNSVKQFYDTDTLLPEIVRAFKKIKRLLKFDAPQLFDSDRFSWLKDEEFSRQTLAGLNPICIRLVREQEWPLKSELDPKIYGPPESLITKEIVEKEIGCSMTVEEALKKKRLFILDYHDLLLPYVAKVRELEGTTLYGSRTLFFLTDEGTLKPVAIELTRPQIGDKPQWKQVFTPVYDDSTAGWLWRLAKTHVVAHDSGIHQLISHWLRTHCCVEPYVIASNRQLSEMHPIYRLLRPHFRFTMEINAFARLQLINGGGTIEKTFSPGKYSMEISSVIYDKLWRFDEEALPADLIKRGMAVEDQSAEHGLKLTIKDYPFANDGLILWDAIKQWVTDYVNYYYPEANQITSDNELQAWWEEVRTKGHGDKKDELWWPVLNTQQDLIQVLSSIIWIASGHHAAVNFGQYGYAGYFPNRPTIARTNMPTEEPWKTEFKDFLKDPVRALLNCFPSKLQATTVMSVLDILSSHSPDEEYIGYTSEASWEANSTIKAAYEKFSKTVKELEATIDERNKDLKNKNRFGAGVVPYELLKPLSGPGVTGKGVPNSISI